The segment TCTATGGGATGATCATTGTCGGTGATCCCATGAGCGCTTCCGGTCATTACGGGGTGGCCTCGGTGGGCAGTCCCGATGAAACCGCAGCCCGGGACGGTTTTGAGCTGGGCCGCCGGGTTGCCATGTTGTGTGAGAAAGTACAATAATCATGATCTTGTTCTGTCGGGGAGGGGTGCCATACCTTGAACCCTGAAACAGCAGCAGTTGTTTTTGCTACCTGCCGGGAGTATGATTCCCGTAAGTTGCGGCGTACTCTGGAGGAGATGATTGCTGTGCTGGGAGTCGACGGATTTATTCAACCGGGGGAACGGGTGTTGCTCAAACCGAATCTCATTGCCCCGCGGCCGGCGGCTGATGCTGTTTGTACCCATCCTGAAGTGGTGCGGGCCGTGGCCATGATCATTCGTGACTGTGGTGCTACTCCTTTTATCGGCGACAGCCCTGGATACGCCTCGCTGGATCGCTGTCTGGAAAAAAGCGGCATCCGTGAGGTTGTCGCTGCGTTGGATATTGGGGTGGTTTCTTTTGAACGGCAGGTGGAATGCCGGCGGCCGGAAAATCATATTCTCAAGCGCTTCAATCTGGCGGCTCCGGTGCTGGAGTTTGATCGGGTCATCAATCTGCCGAAGCTCAAAACCCATGGTATGATGGGACTGACGCTGGCAGTGAAAAATCTTTTCGGCTGCATTCCCGGCCTTTCCAAGGCCCATTGGCATATGCGTGCCGGCCACCAGCGGCAGCTTTTTGCCCGGATTCTCCTGGATTTATACCAGACTATCAAGCCTGATCTGCATATTCTTGACGGCATTGTTGCCATGGAGGGGGAGGGACCCACTGGCGGGGTGCCGGTTTCCCTCGGGCTTCTTGGTGCTGCGGTGGACGGTGTCGCCCTGGATTATGCAACCGAACAGCTGCTGGATTACCCCCAACTGACGCCGATCAGCCAGCAAGCTATCGATGATAACCTGCTTATTCCTGAGCGGATAGAAGTTGCCGGGGATTTCCCTGAACACCGCCGGCCACTGAAAACCGCCCGCGGATCCCGGGATGCGGCGTTTCCCTTGCACCGCCTGGTCCGGCGTCTGGTGGTTAAAAATCCGGTGATTTCATCTTCCCGCTGTCATCGGTGCCTGGTGTGTGTCAAACACTGCCCGGCCCAGGCGATGAAATTCGTTGACCGTTCAGTGCGCATCAATTATAACACCTGCATTCGCTGCTACTGCTGCCATGAACTGTGCCCCTACCATGCTGTCCGGGTCAGATGGGGCCTGGCGTGGGCACTGTGAAAACATAAGGGGATTACTATGCCAACCTACGAATATCGCTGCCGCAACTGTGGTTTTACCTTTGAAGTTTCCCAGAAGATGTCGGATGTCAAGCTGACTACTTGTGAACGCTGCGAGGGAGAACTGGAGCGCCTGATCAGCGGCGGTACCGGGTTTATTGCCGGCGGCGGCACCCGTGGAACTGCCGAACGGCCGGCCTGTGGCATGGAAAGGCCTTGCTGCGGCCGGGATCAGGTCTGCGGCGAAAGGGCATGCCATCATGAATCCTGAAATCATTTTGCTGTCTTATGTTCGGAAAATCATCTCATCCAGAAAATGGATGTCAAAAGTAAAGAGTTGCCGCAGAAATTTCTGGAAGGAAAGAAAATGGATGTAAACAGACTGCATTGCATTGACCTTGACCAGCCGAAGCTGGAAGGTTTTACAAAATTTCTTAGTGCCTGGGTCTATCAGGGAGATGATTTTACCTTTCTTGTTGATCCCGGCCCCCTTTCCTCCATCCCGTTTCTGGTGGGGGAACTCAGGCGACTGGGGATCGAAACCCTTGATTATATT is part of the Candidatus Anaeroferrophillus wilburensis genome and harbors:
- a CDS encoding DUF362 domain-containing protein; the encoded protein is MNPETAAVVFATCREYDSRKLRRTLEEMIAVLGVDGFIQPGERVLLKPNLIAPRPAADAVCTHPEVVRAVAMIIRDCGATPFIGDSPGYASLDRCLEKSGIREVVAALDIGVVSFERQVECRRPENHILKRFNLAAPVLEFDRVINLPKLKTHGMMGLTLAVKNLFGCIPGLSKAHWHMRAGHQRQLFARILLDLYQTIKPDLHILDGIVAMEGEGPTGGVPVSLGLLGAAVDGVALDYATEQLLDYPQLTPISQQAIDDNLLIPERIEVAGDFPEHRRPLKTARGSRDAAFPLHRLVRRLVVKNPVISSSRCHRCLVCVKHCPAQAMKFVDRSVRINYNTCIRCYCCHELCPYHAVRVRWGLAWAL
- a CDS encoding zinc ribbon domain-containing protein, coding for MPTYEYRCRNCGFTFEVSQKMSDVKLTTCERCEGELERLISGGTGFIAGGGTRGTAERPACGMERPCCGRDQVCGERACHHES